The segment CGATTCCGTCCAAAATCGGCGATTCCCGCACAATCGTTTTTAAAGGCGGAAGCGTTGTCCATTTTACAAGGTTTGGAGAAGCAAAAACCGCTTTGTGAAGCGGCTGTCCTATTTTATTCGCGCCAACGTCAAAAGCGCTCACGAACTCAATATTTCTGAAATCATACGCCCCTATCTTCTCGTGCATCAACCCTATCGGTTCTTTTTTCGGATGTTTTTTGTAATATTCAATCCCCTGTATAAGTCCGGCAAAACAATTGCCCACACCGACAATGCCTACGCGAATATTTTTTGCCATATTAAAAATTATTTAATATTAAAATAAAAAAAATACACATTTTACACATTCATTTCGCGAAGCCTTTTTACCCGCTCTTCTATCGGCGGATGTGTGGAAAAAAACGCGCTTAAATTCCTTGTGGTGAGCTTGTCGAAGCCATTTTTTACCGGCGAAGAAACCCACAGATGATTCGTGGCCTTATTCGCCACTCTTAGTGGCGTCGGATCTGACGCTATTTTCTCCAAAGCTTTTGCCAAACCTTCCGGATAACGCGTTAAAAACGCACCCGAAGCATCCGCCAAAAATTCCCTTTTTCTGGAAATTGCCAGCTGCATAAGGTTAAGGGCGATAGGAGCTAAAATAGCCATTATAATGCCGACAAGAATTAAGACGCCTCCCGCTTTACCGTTATCGTCTCTGCTTTTTGAAATTCCAAACATATTTGAACGCAGAAAAAAATCCGAAAGAAGCGCCACAAACCCGATAAGAACCACTACAACGGTTGAAA is part of the Candidatus Paceibacterota bacterium genome and harbors:
- a CDS encoding myo-inositol-1-phosphate synthase encodes the protein MAKNIRVGIVGVGNCFAGLIQGIEYYKKHPKKEPIGLMHEKIGAYDFRNIEFVSAFDVGANKIGQPLHKAVFASPNLVKWTTLPPLKTIVRESPILDGI